Proteins from one Pseudodesulfovibrio hydrargyri genomic window:
- a CDS encoding HD domain-containing protein, which produces MITRNDAVALLRKHNSETNLIHHALESEAVMRGLARKLGKDEELWGLTGLLHDLDYAVTKKDEARHGLDTVELLEGQLPVEALNAIRRHAGEMNGAEDPETDFDYALRCGETVTGMVHAGALVRPTKIDGMTPKSLKKKMKDKAFAASINRDCIRECDKIGLELGEFLQIAIDSVSGIAAEVGLTAD; this is translated from the coding sequence ATGATAACCCGGAATGACGCCGTGGCCCTGCTCAGAAAGCACAACAGCGAAACCAACCTGATCCACCACGCCCTGGAGTCCGAGGCCGTCATGCGCGGCCTGGCCCGCAAGCTGGGCAAGGACGAGGAACTGTGGGGCCTCACCGGCCTGCTGCACGACCTGGACTACGCCGTGACCAAAAAGGACGAGGCCCGCCACGGCCTGGACACCGTGGAACTGCTCGAAGGCCAGTTGCCCGTCGAGGCCCTGAACGCCATCCGCCGCCACGCGGGCGAGATGAACGGGGCCGAGGACCCGGAGACCGATTTCGACTACGCCCTGCGCTGCGGCGAGACGGTCACCGGCATGGTCCACGCAGGCGCGTTGGTGCGGCCGACCAAGATCGACGGCATGACCCCCAAAAGCCTCAAGAAGAAAATGAAGGACAAGGCGTTCGCAGCCTCGATCAACCGCGACTGCATCCGCGAGTGCGACAAGATCGGCCTGGAGCTGGGCGAATTCCTGCAGATCGCCATCGACTCGGTATCCGGCATAGCCGCCGAGGTGGGGCTGACCGCGGACTGA
- a CDS encoding MATE family efflux transporter, whose protein sequence is MPNNDLTAQMSHSPTRTIWKLAWPQLIMTMFHVLIGMTDVWVAGYISREVQASLGIITQSLFFLLVVAMAVANGAVAAISQSIGAGLEKRAMRYVGLCLILACLLGAVFLVVGLPLKELLLSALQVPESMRPVTHYFLTVFLLLLPPYYMLLITNAIFRARKQVFYPLYCMMIVTGLNIVLDLGLGLGWFGLPEIGYKGLAWATFGSVTCGALFNLALLAGQGQLNPACFAPWRWMKRATPYLVKVAWPSGLMQVVWQSGYLVLYAITASLPGGAVNALAGMSIGLRIESLLFMPAMAFNMTASILIGHYLGARQPLEAKRFGFRILALGLVSISLFALVVWQFINPWVALLTRDSAVAAQAVSYLKWNMLAIPFTLTSMILAGAFNGAGATLYNMLIMGGATWVLRLPLAYVLGHEVMDGAEGIWIAMFCSQIVQSSVLFYFFNFKNWQRFAMIRHRNGQKG, encoded by the coding sequence ATGCCGAACAATGATCTCACCGCGCAGATGTCGCACTCCCCTACCCGAACCATCTGGAAGCTGGCCTGGCCCCAGCTGATCATGACCATGTTCCACGTGCTCATCGGCATGACGGACGTATGGGTGGCCGGATACATCTCCCGCGAGGTCCAGGCGTCGCTGGGCATCATCACCCAGTCCCTGTTCTTCCTGCTGGTGGTGGCCATGGCCGTGGCCAACGGCGCGGTGGCGGCCATCAGCCAGTCCATCGGGGCCGGGCTCGAGAAGCGGGCCATGCGCTACGTGGGGCTGTGCCTCATCCTGGCCTGCCTGCTCGGGGCCGTGTTCCTGGTCGTGGGGTTGCCGCTCAAGGAACTGCTCCTGTCCGCCCTGCAGGTCCCGGAGTCCATGCGCCCGGTGACCCACTATTTCCTGACCGTGTTCCTGCTCCTGCTGCCGCCCTACTACATGCTGCTGATCACCAACGCCATCTTCCGGGCTCGCAAGCAGGTCTTCTACCCGCTCTACTGCATGATGATCGTCACCGGCCTGAATATCGTGCTCGACCTCGGCCTGGGGCTGGGCTGGTTCGGCCTGCCGGAAATCGGCTACAAGGGGCTGGCCTGGGCCACCTTCGGCTCGGTCACCTGCGGAGCGCTTTTCAACCTGGCCCTTCTGGCCGGGCAGGGGCAGCTCAACCCCGCCTGCTTCGCGCCCTGGCGCTGGATGAAGCGGGCCACGCCCTACCTGGTCAAGGTGGCCTGGCCCTCGGGGCTCATGCAGGTCGTCTGGCAGTCCGGCTACCTGGTCCTGTACGCCATCACCGCCAGCCTCCCCGGCGGCGCGGTCAACGCCCTGGCCGGCATGTCCATCGGGTTGCGCATCGAATCCCTGCTGTTCATGCCCGCCATGGCCTTCAACATGACCGCCAGCATCCTCATCGGCCACTACCTCGGGGCGCGGCAACCGCTGGAGGCCAAGCGGTTCGGCTTCCGCATCCTGGCGTTGGGGCTGGTGTCCATCTCCCTTTTCGCCCTGGTGGTCTGGCAGTTCATCAATCCGTGGGTGGCCCTGCTTACCCGCGACTCGGCCGTGGCCGCCCAGGCGGTCAGCTACCTCAAGTGGAACATGCTGGCCATCCCCTTCACCCTGACCAGCATGATCCTGGCCGGGGCGTTCAACGGGGCCGGGGCCACCCTGTACAACATGCTCATCATGGGCGGCGCCACCTGGGTCCTCAGGCTGCCGCTGGCCTACGTCCTGGGCCACGAGGTCATGGACGGGGCCGAGGGTATCTGGATCGCCATGTTCTGTTCGCAGATCGTCCAGTCGTCCGTGCTGTTCTATTTCTTCAATTTCAAAAACTGGCAGCGTTTCGCCATGATCCGGCATCGAAACGGCCAAAAAGGATAA
- a CDS encoding DUF2156 domain-containing protein, with protein MTLSFEPISLDRQDEYHEALTGCPQLLTSDFSFANVFGWADHYGLEWAFHSGLCFIRQTRPETICWAPVGPWEDYDWAGCRAMTEGKKFVRVPEALTRLWSIAYGNRMTITESREHWDYVYSVEELIALKGKTFHKKKNLLNQFKKNYPYSYESMAPECVEEVLEMQDEWYKWYEENNPSEALKAENHAITRVLQHIDQIKGLMGATIRVDGKVIAYTVAEPLCEDSLVIHFEKGDIRFKGVYQAINQMFLENDAAEFTNVNREQDLGDEGLRKAKLSYNPTFFLKKFEAELL; from the coding sequence ATGACCCTGAGCTTCGAACCCATTTCACTGGACCGGCAGGACGAATACCACGAAGCCCTGACCGGCTGCCCGCAGTTGCTGACCAGCGACTTTTCCTTTGCCAACGTCTTCGGCTGGGCGGACCACTACGGCCTGGAATGGGCCTTCCACAGCGGCCTGTGCTTCATCCGCCAGACCAGACCCGAAACCATCTGCTGGGCCCCTGTCGGCCCGTGGGAAGACTATGACTGGGCAGGCTGCCGGGCCATGACCGAAGGCAAGAAGTTCGTCCGCGTGCCCGAGGCACTGACCCGGCTGTGGTCCATCGCCTACGGCAACAGGATGACCATCACCGAGAGCCGCGAGCACTGGGACTACGTCTACTCGGTGGAGGAGCTCATCGCCCTCAAGGGCAAGACCTTCCACAAGAAGAAGAACCTGCTCAACCAGTTCAAGAAGAACTACCCGTACAGCTACGAATCCATGGCCCCGGAGTGCGTGGAAGAGGTCCTGGAGATGCAGGACGAGTGGTACAAATGGTACGAGGAGAACAACCCGTCCGAAGCGCTCAAGGCCGAGAACCACGCCATCACCCGCGTGCTCCAGCACATCGACCAGATCAAGGGGCTGATGGGCGCGACCATCCGGGTGGACGGCAAGGTCATCGCCTACACCGTGGCCGAGCCGCTGTGCGAGGACTCCCTGGTCATCCACTTCGAAAAGGGCGACATCCGCTTCAAGGGCGTGTACCAGGCCATCAACCAGATGTTCCTGGAAAACGACGCGGCCGAATTCACCAACGTCAACCGCGAACAGGACCTCGGTGACGAGGGGCTGCGCAAAGCGAAGCTGTCGTACAATCCCACGTTCTTTCTCAAAAAATTCGAGGCGGAACTGCTCTAA
- a CDS encoding ABC transporter ATP-binding protein — translation MTKPLLDIRELTTCFSSAQGIAKAVDNVSLSFMQGETLAIVGESGCGKTVLALSILGLIPDPPGRVTDGTIMYRDKDLLDLSEHELMRIRGNAISMIFQEPMTALNPVFRIDDQIAEPLRLHQGFGNREALDKAVDALKLVGIPNPAKIAKSYPHELSGGMRQRVMIAMALACNPDILIADEPTTALDVTIQAQILDLMDDLKQRMNGSLMLITHDLGVVARMAQRVAVMYSGKIVELAGANELYAEPLHPYTKGLLASMPSLGETRELNPIPGIVPSIFDLPQGCRFHPRCPKAYEKCSLMLPPLYEPKPGRKVRCWLYED, via the coding sequence ATGACAAAACCATTGCTGGACATACGCGAACTGACCACCTGCTTTTCCTCTGCCCAGGGCATTGCCAAGGCGGTGGATAACGTCAGCCTTTCCTTTATGCAAGGAGAAACCCTGGCCATCGTCGGCGAGTCCGGCTGCGGCAAGACCGTACTCGCCCTGTCCATCCTCGGGCTCATACCCGATCCGCCGGGCCGCGTCACGGACGGGACCATCATGTACCGGGACAAGGACCTCCTGGACCTGTCCGAGCACGAGCTCATGCGCATCCGGGGCAACGCCATCTCCATGATCTTCCAGGAGCCCATGACCGCGCTCAACCCGGTCTTCCGCATCGACGACCAGATCGCCGAGCCGCTCAGGCTGCACCAGGGTTTCGGCAACCGCGAGGCGCTGGACAAGGCCGTGGACGCCCTCAAGCTGGTGGGCATCCCCAACCCGGCCAAGATCGCCAAGTCCTATCCGCACGAGCTGTCCGGCGGCATGCGCCAGCGGGTCATGATCGCCATGGCCCTGGCCTGCAACCCGGACATCCTCATCGCGGACGAGCCGACCACCGCCCTGGACGTGACCATCCAGGCCCAGATCCTGGACCTCATGGACGATTTGAAGCAACGCATGAACGGCTCGCTCATGCTCATCACCCACGACCTCGGGGTGGTTGCCCGCATGGCCCAGCGCGTGGCGGTCATGTACTCGGGCAAGATCGTCGAGTTGGCCGGGGCCAACGAACTCTACGCCGAGCCGCTGCACCCCTACACCAAAGGGCTGCTCGCCTCCATGCCGTCCCTGGGCGAGACCAGGGAGCTCAACCCGATCCCCGGCATCGTGCCGTCCATCTTCGACCTGCCTCAGGGGTGCCGGTTCCATCCGCGCTGCCCCAAGGCGTACGAGAAGTGCTCGCTCATGCTCCCCCCGCTCTACGAACCGAAGCCGGGCCGCAAGGTCCGCTGCTGGCTGTACGAGGACTAG
- a CDS encoding ABC transporter ATP-binding protein translates to MALLELIDVTKHFKVSGGMLGLTTGTVRAVDGVTLSVERGRTLGLVGESGCGKSTLARCIMGLEPVTSGEVLFGNRSISAWDEKKLRSKMQMIFQDPYSSLNPRQKISSIIREGLDIHGIGTRDERREKVQQLLKLVGLRPEHGNRYPHEFSGGQRQRVAVARSLALDPKLVVCDEPVSALDVSVQAQVLGLLKDLQKRLDLTYVFISHDLSVVSHICDQVAVMYLGRIMEIGESRTLFADPKHPYTKALLSAVLRPDPTDRPERIALTGDLPSPMNPPAGCPFHPRCPEAFDKCRNGRPDLMDQADGMRVACWLYGEQ, encoded by the coding sequence ATGGCCCTGCTCGAACTGATCGACGTGACCAAGCACTTCAAGGTCTCCGGCGGCATGCTCGGTTTGACCACCGGCACGGTGCGCGCCGTGGACGGCGTGACCTTGAGCGTGGAACGCGGCCGGACCCTGGGTCTGGTGGGCGAATCCGGGTGCGGCAAGTCCACCCTCGCCCGGTGCATCATGGGGCTGGAACCGGTCACCTCCGGCGAGGTCCTCTTCGGCAACCGGTCCATTTCCGCCTGGGACGAGAAGAAGCTGCGCTCCAAGATGCAGATGATCTTCCAGGACCCGTACTCCTCCCTGAACCCGCGCCAGAAGATCTCCTCCATCATCCGCGAGGGGCTGGACATCCACGGCATCGGCACCCGGGACGAACGCCGTGAAAAGGTCCAGCAGCTGCTCAAGCTGGTCGGCCTGCGGCCCGAGCACGGCAACCGCTATCCCCACGAATTTTCCGGCGGCCAGCGCCAGCGCGTGGCCGTGGCCCGGTCCCTGGCGCTCGACCCCAAGCTGGTGGTCTGCGACGAGCCGGTGTCCGCCCTGGACGTGTCGGTCCAGGCCCAGGTCCTCGGCCTGCTCAAGGATCTGCAAAAGAGGCTGGACCTGACCTACGTGTTCATCTCCCACGACCTGTCCGTGGTCAGCCACATCTGCGACCAGGTGGCGGTCATGTACCTCGGCCGGATCATGGAGATCGGCGAGAGCCGGACCCTGTTCGCCGATCCGAAGCACCCGTACACCAAGGCCCTGCTATCCGCCGTGCTCAGGCCCGATCCGACGGACCGGCCCGAGCGCATCGCCCTGACCGGCGACCTGCCGAGCCCCATGAACCCGCCAGCGGGCTGCCCCTTCCATCCGCGCTGCCCCGAAGCCTTCGACAAATGCCGGAACGGTCGCCCCGATCTCATGGACCAGGCCGACGGCATGCGCGTGGCCTGCTGGCTCTACGGCGAACAGTAA
- the cbiQ gene encoding cobalt ECF transporter T component CbiQ yields MASLTEPFASGDSFLHGMDPRIRLLAALVLTVPVAVLPEPRPAWLALAAGLILVKMARLNMLVVLNRLMVVNLFIAFLWLFLPFSVPGEPIFDLGPLHATAQGIDRALLITVKSNAVVVSLMALLGTISIQNLGPAMQQLGVPDKLCHILLFTHRYIFSIYQEYTTMRQAMRARGFKPRTDTHTYRTFAWLVGMLLVKSWDRAERVHGAMLCRGFRGRFYSLAAFRTRPADYLFLLACAALSASLIYMGFIQGRPL; encoded by the coding sequence GTGGCCTCACTGACCGAGCCGTTCGCCTCGGGCGATTCCTTCCTGCACGGCATGGACCCGCGCATCCGCCTTCTGGCCGCGCTGGTCCTGACCGTGCCGGTGGCCGTGCTTCCCGAACCGAGGCCCGCCTGGCTCGCCCTGGCCGCCGGGCTGATCCTGGTCAAAATGGCCCGGCTGAACATGCTCGTCGTGCTCAACCGGCTCATGGTGGTCAACCTGTTCATCGCCTTCCTGTGGCTGTTCCTGCCCTTTTCCGTGCCGGGCGAGCCGATCTTCGACCTCGGTCCGCTGCACGCCACGGCCCAGGGCATCGACCGCGCCCTGCTGATCACGGTCAAGTCCAACGCCGTCGTGGTCAGCCTGATGGCCCTGCTCGGGACCATCTCCATCCAGAACCTCGGCCCGGCCATGCAGCAACTCGGCGTGCCCGACAAACTGTGCCACATCCTGCTCTTCACCCACCGCTACATCTTCTCCATATACCAGGAGTACACGACCATGCGCCAGGCCATGCGGGCGCGCGGGTTCAAGCCGCGCACGGACACGCACACCTACCGCACCTTCGCCTGGCTGGTGGGCATGCTCCTGGTCAAGAGCTGGGACCGAGCGGAACGGGTCCACGGGGCCATGCTCTGCCGGGGGTTCAGGGGCCGCTTCTACAGCCTGGCCGCCTTCCGGACCCGGCCCGCCGACTACCTGTTCCTGCTGGCCTGCGCCGCGCTCAGCGCAAGCCTGATCTACATGGGCTTCATCCAAGGGAGGCCGCTGTGA
- a CDS encoding response regulator has protein sequence MDMRILVVDDSSTMRRIIKNDLKELGFSNVITADDGRSAWEIIQRDAIELILSDHKMPGMTGLELLTVVRKHPDYNCLPFIMITAEAFRENVLHAIKLGVSNYVVKPFSAQQLREKIEKVCGAVC, from the coding sequence ATGGATATGCGGATCCTGGTGGTGGACGATTCCAGCACCATGCGGCGGATTATAAAGAACGACTTGAAGGAGTTGGGCTTTTCAAACGTGATCACGGCCGACGACGGCCGCTCGGCCTGGGAAATTATCCAGCGGGACGCCATCGAGCTGATCCTGTCCGATCACAAGATGCCCGGCATGACCGGCCTGGAACTGCTTACCGTCGTCCGCAAGCACCCTGATTACAACTGCCTGCCCTTCATCATGATCACGGCCGAAGCCTTTCGCGAAAACGTCCTGCATGCCATCAAGCTCGGCGTCTCCAACTACGTGGTCAAACCCTTCAGCGCCCAGCAGCTGCGCGAAAAGATTGAGAAGGTCTGCGGCGCGGTCTGCTGA
- a CDS encoding O-acetylhomoserine aminocarboxypropyltransferase/cysteine synthase family protein, producing the protein MQDHQYGPQTVALHAGHAPDETGSRAVPIYQTTAYLFRDTGHAANLFALKEPGYIYTRLNNPTTDVLEKRLAALHGGAGALATASGMAAIFYAVTTIASAGQNIVTGANLYGGTQTLFEHTLKRFGIEARFVDSSDPANFEAAIDENTRLVYSEAIGNPRCNVDDLLGIAKVAHGHGLPFILDATVAPPPIFNAFDFGCDLAVYSLTKIVGGHGTAMGGAIVEKGDFDWSAGGKYPELTEPDPTYHDMNLWEALGGPSGQPCPVFTTKVRIGMLRDTGATIAPQNSFLILQGMETLPLRARQHCENARKVAEFLEGHYAVEWVNYAGLPSHPDFDRAKNTFPLGPGAVFGFGVKGGLEAGRKFIESVELCSHLANILDAKTLVIHPASTTHGQSTPEEQEAAGVPLDLVRISVGLEDADDIIDDLDRALALSQR; encoded by the coding sequence ATGCAAGACCATCAATACGGACCCCAGACTGTGGCCCTGCACGCGGGCCACGCCCCGGACGAGACCGGTTCCCGCGCCGTGCCCATATACCAGACCACGGCCTATCTGTTCCGCGACACCGGGCACGCCGCCAACCTGTTCGCCCTCAAGGAACCGGGCTACATCTACACCCGGCTGAACAACCCGACCACGGACGTGCTTGAAAAACGGCTGGCCGCCCTGCACGGCGGGGCCGGGGCCCTGGCCACGGCCAGCGGCATGGCCGCCATCTTCTACGCGGTCACGACCATCGCCTCCGCCGGGCAGAATATCGTCACCGGGGCCAACCTGTACGGGGGGACCCAGACCCTGTTCGAGCACACCCTGAAGCGGTTCGGCATCGAGGCGCGCTTCGTGGATTCGAGCGACCCGGCCAACTTCGAGGCGGCCATCGACGAGAACACGCGGCTGGTCTATTCCGAGGCCATCGGCAATCCGCGCTGCAACGTGGACGACCTGCTGGGCATCGCCAAGGTGGCCCACGGCCACGGGTTGCCGTTCATCCTCGACGCCACCGTGGCCCCGCCGCCCATCTTCAACGCCTTCGATTTCGGTTGCGACCTCGCGGTCTATTCCCTGACCAAGATCGTGGGCGGCCACGGCACGGCCATGGGCGGAGCCATCGTGGAGAAGGGCGATTTCGACTGGTCGGCCGGGGGCAAATACCCTGAACTGACCGAGCCGGATCCGACCTACCATGACATGAACCTGTGGGAGGCCCTGGGCGGCCCCTCGGGCCAGCCGTGCCCGGTGTTCACCACCAAGGTGCGCATCGGCATGCTGCGCGACACGGGCGCGACCATCGCCCCGCAGAACAGCTTTCTGATTTTGCAAGGCATGGAGACCCTGCCCTTGCGCGCCCGCCAGCACTGCGAGAACGCCCGCAAGGTGGCGGAGTTCCTGGAGGGGCACTATGCGGTGGAGTGGGTCAACTACGCCGGACTGCCGAGCCATCCCGACTTCGATCGGGCCAAGAACACCTTCCCGCTCGGGCCGGGCGCGGTCTTCGGTTTCGGCGTCAAGGGCGGGCTGGAGGCGGGGCGCAAGTTCATCGAGTCCGTCGAACTCTGCTCGCACCTGGCCAACATCCTGGACGCCAAGACCCTGGTCATCCACCCGGCGTCCACCACCCACGGCCAGTCCACCCCCGAGGAGCAGGAGGCCGCGGGCGTGCCCCTGGATCTGGTGCGCATCTCGGTGGGCCTGGAGGACGCGGACGACATCATCGACGACCTGGACCGGGCGCTGGCGCTGTCGCAACGGTAG
- the trmFO gene encoding methylenetetrahydrofolate--tRNA-(uracil(54)-C(5))-methyltransferase (FADH(2)-oxidizing) TrmFO, with amino-acid sequence MPQVRHHATYTAYCCGRKRYRGGEMAEVVIVGGGLAGCDCAWQLANAGVSVTLFEMKPEKRSEAHAEDGLAELVCSNSFRATGPAAAIGLLKEEMERLGSLVMESAFATRVPAGGALAVDRTLFSEYITNKLEDHELITVVRREIASLDDEALKGCDAVVIAAGPLASPELTESLMAAVGDERLYFYDAIAPIVSRDSVNFDKAFWGSRWKPEDDDYLNCPMDEAEYKAFVAALLAGEKVKPREFEKEVHFEACLPVEAMAERGEMTLAFGPLKPVGFTDPRTGERPFAIVQLRTENVDKTAFNLVGFQTKLKYPEQKRIFRMIPGLENAEFLRLGSIHRNTYVNAPEVLDNTLQLKNRPGVYLAGQITGVEGYLESAACGLWLGLSMGRRLRGESLPEPPVETALGALMNHLRTKPDKRFQPSNVNFGLMPGLEGRIKKKFRKEAYGKRAQEAFAAWLEESGLKD; translated from the coding sequence ATTCCGCAGGTTCGCCATCACGCCACCTATACGGCATATTGCTGCGGACGTAAACGATATCGGGGAGGGGAAATGGCGGAAGTAGTGATCGTGGGCGGCGGCCTGGCCGGGTGCGACTGCGCCTGGCAGCTGGCCAACGCCGGGGTGTCGGTAACCCTCTTTGAAATGAAGCCGGAAAAGCGCAGCGAGGCGCACGCCGAGGACGGGCTGGCCGAACTGGTCTGTTCCAACTCCTTCCGGGCCACGGGCCCGGCGGCGGCCATCGGGCTGCTCAAGGAGGAGATGGAGCGCCTGGGCAGCCTGGTCATGGAGTCGGCCTTCGCCACCCGAGTCCCGGCGGGCGGAGCCCTGGCCGTGGACCGCACCCTGTTCTCCGAATACATTACCAACAAGCTGGAAGATCACGAGTTGATCACCGTGGTCCGCCGGGAGATAGCCTCCCTGGACGACGAAGCCCTCAAGGGATGCGACGCGGTGGTCATCGCCGCCGGTCCCCTGGCCAGCCCGGAGCTGACCGAGAGCCTGATGGCGGCCGTGGGCGACGAGCGGCTCTATTTCTACGACGCCATCGCGCCCATCGTGTCGCGCGATTCCGTGAATTTCGACAAGGCGTTCTGGGGCTCGCGCTGGAAGCCCGAGGACGACGACTACCTGAACTGCCCCATGGACGAGGCCGAGTACAAGGCGTTCGTGGCCGCGCTGCTGGCGGGTGAGAAGGTCAAGCCGCGCGAGTTCGAGAAGGAGGTCCACTTCGAGGCCTGCCTGCCCGTGGAGGCCATGGCCGAGCGTGGGGAGATGACCCTCGCCTTCGGCCCGCTCAAACCCGTGGGGTTCACGGACCCGCGCACCGGCGAGCGGCCGTTCGCCATAGTCCAGCTGCGCACCGAGAACGTGGACAAGACCGCATTCAACCTGGTGGGCTTCCAGACCAAACTCAAGTACCCGGAGCAAAAGCGTATCTTCCGGATGATCCCGGGGTTGGAGAACGCCGAATTTTTGCGCCTGGGGTCCATCCACCGCAACACCTACGTCAACGCGCCCGAGGTCCTGGACAATACCCTGCAGCTGAAGAACCGGCCCGGCGTGTACCTGGCCGGGCAGATCACCGGGGTGGAGGGGTACCTGGAGTCCGCGGCCTGCGGGCTGTGGCTCGGATTGTCCATGGGCCGCAGGTTGCGCGGCGAATCATTGCCCGAACCGCCGGTGGAGACGGCCCTCGGGGCGCTCATGAACCACCTGCGGACCAAGCCGGACAAGCGGTTCCAGCCGTCCAACGTCAATTTCGGACTCATGCCCGGCCTGGAAGGCAGGATCAAGAAGAAGTTCAGGAAGGAAGCGTACGGCAAGCGTGCCCAGGAGGCGTTCGCGGCCTGGCTCGAAGAGTCCGGCCTGAAGGACTGA
- a CDS encoding energy-coupling factor ABC transporter ATP-binding protein, with the protein MSHAVIELSEISYAFPGRGETLKGLTFHLHPGEKLGLFGPNGAGKSTMLHILMGLLTPDKGEVTLFGAPMSDAKAFEAARLKIGFLFQHSDDQLFCPTVLDDVAFGPLNQGLSREEASERAREALETVGLAGFEDRVPHRLSGGEKKLVALATILSMRPEILVLDEPTTGLSPEAKDRLVDILKKLDMARLVVSHDPDFLAATTDRLLAMRDGRVQPGELKPHSHVHVHEEGDVPHQH; encoded by the coding sequence GTGAGCCACGCCGTCATTGAACTGTCCGAGATCTCCTACGCCTTCCCGGGGCGCGGGGAGACCCTCAAGGGACTGACCTTCCACCTGCATCCCGGCGAGAAGCTCGGCCTGTTCGGGCCCAACGGCGCGGGCAAGTCCACCATGCTGCACATCCTCATGGGACTGCTCACCCCGGACAAGGGCGAGGTCACCCTGTTCGGCGCGCCCATGTCCGACGCCAAGGCGTTCGAGGCGGCCCGGCTGAAAATCGGCTTTCTGTTCCAGCACTCCGACGACCAGTTGTTCTGCCCCACGGTCCTCGACGACGTGGCCTTCGGCCCGCTCAACCAGGGCCTGAGCCGGGAGGAGGCCTCTGAGCGCGCCCGCGAGGCGCTCGAGACCGTCGGCCTGGCCGGGTTCGAGGACCGGGTGCCGCACCGGCTGTCCGGCGGCGAAAAGAAGCTGGTCGCCCTGGCCACCATCCTGTCCATGCGTCCGGAGATTCTGGTCCTGGACGAGCCGACCACCGGCCTCTCGCCCGAGGCCAAGGACCGGCTGGTGGACATCCTCAAAAAGCTGGACATGGCACGACTGGTCGTCTCCCACGACCCGGACTTCCTGGCCGCCACCACGGACCGGCTGCTGGCCATGCGCGACGGCCGGGTCCAGCCCGGCGAGCTCAAGCCGCACAGCCATGTCCACGTACACGAGGAAGGGGACGTGCCCCATCAGCATTAG